Proteins encoded within one genomic window of Humulus lupulus chromosome 1, drHumLupu1.1, whole genome shotgun sequence:
- the LOC133831414 gene encoding uncharacterized protein LOC133831414, protein MAVSQFFLSLQAIAVLKLLGSSSRENLLSMVDLWYQLDDEDEEDEESSAEESLLEKTFNERNSLNADNHNHRRCLPFRLFYTRFLLPLVHANYCLIILFCGILLCLKMSKVRTERASSELWKVTGLAVVCVICFTSNAFVALLTDIPMLNYWHDQEVNGGCISLLIVYYFVGSSIPSAFLLWVMREAPPLITAYVQQESATLTFVSDSTTAIPNPQHWTTAPNVRNQLNLC, encoded by the exons ATGGCTGTAAGCCAATTTTTTCTGTCCTTACAAGCAATAGCAGTTTTAAAACTCTTAGGTTCATCATCAAGGGAGAATCTTTTATCTAT GGTTGATCTATGGTATCAgttagatgatgaagatgaggaAGATGAAGAAAGCAGTGCTGAGGAATCTTTGCTGGAGAAGACATTTAATGAACGGAATTCATTAAATGCAGATAATCATAATCACAGAAGATGTTTACCTTTCCG GTTGTTTTACACACGTTTTCTTTTACCATTAGTGCATGCTAATTATTGTTTGATTATTCTGTTCTGTG GAATATTACTATGCCTAAAAATGAGCAAAGTCAGAACTGAAAGAGCTTCTTCAGAGCTTTGGAAG GTTACGGGTTTAGCTGTTGTTTGTGTTATATGTTTCACCTCTAATGCTTTTGTGGCTTTGTTAACTGACATTCCT atGCTTAATTACTGGCATGACCAGGAAGTGAATGGTGGTTGTATATCTCTTCTAATTGTGTATTACTTTGTAG GTTCATCAATCCCTTCAGCCTTTTTATTATGGGTAATGAGAGAAGCACCACCATTAATAACAGCTTATGTACAACAAGAATCAGCTACATTAACTTTCGTAAGTGATAGTACAACAGCAATACCAAATCCTCAGCACTGGACGACTGCGCCAAATGTGAGAAATCAG TTGAATCTTTGTTAA
- the LOC133831427 gene encoding uncharacterized protein LOC133831427: MELCQTFKMNGFNDDAIRLRLFPFSLREQAKSWLVSLPPNSINTWNDLALKFLSKFFTPAKAAKLRGEINNFYQLDNESLYEAWERFKDLIRRCPHHGIERWMLVHNFYNGLCGTTHTLIDAAAGGAFMRKSANEAYDLLEEMAINNQQWPSERDNSKKVAGLHEIDAISKLTAQVEALTKQQQGSTMATPVMQAQLMCELCGGPHAYEKCQYADGWRNHPNFSWKNDQQGQSLILPSQQPFQQPPPGNLENQIGKLATLMANRAQGNLPSTTEVNPKEECQAITLRSGKKYEEPSVEQSDEDKVQDQQAQGTVEKKQGENKVTEYLPTKEATPQVSIDHHIKIPYP; encoded by the exons ATGGAGCTCTGTCAGACATTTaagatgaatggattcaatgatGATGCAATCAGActcagattattcccattttcttTGAGGGAGCAAGCCAAGAGTTGGTTGGTATCTTTGCCACCTAACTCAATCAATACATGGAATGATCTTGCACTAAAGTTTCTCTCCAAGTTCTTCACTCCAGCCAAGGCAGCTAAGCTAAGGGGGGAGATCAACAACTTCTACCAGCTGGATAATGAATCTCTATATGAGGCGTGGGAGAGATTTAAAGACTTGATAAGGAGGTGCCCGCATCATGGGATAGAGAGATGGATGTTAGTCCATAACTTTTATAATGGGTTGTGTGGTACCACTCACACACTCATTGATGCAGCAGCTGGTGGGGCATTTATGAGGAAGAGTGCCAATGAGGCGTATGATTTGTTAGAAGAAATGGCCATTAATAATCAACAGTGGCCAAGTGAAAGAGATAACTCGAAGAAAGTGGCTGGTTTGCATGAGATTGATGCAATATCTAAGTTAACTGCTCAAGTTGAGGCTTTGACTAAACAGCAGCAAGGCAGTACAATGGCAACCCCCGTGATGCAAGCTCAACTTATGTGTGAATTATGTGGGGGTCCTCATGCTTATGAAAAATGTCAGTACGCGGAT GGTTGGAGGAATCACCCCAATTTTTCTTGGAAGAATGACCAACAAGGACAGTCTTTAATTCTGCCGTCACAACAACCATTTCAGCAGCCACCTCCTGG AAATTTGGAGAACCAGATTGGGAAATTGGCTACTCTTATGGCCAACCGTGCTCAAGGTAACCTTCCTAGCACCACTGAAGTCAATCCAAAAGAAGAGTGCCAGGCTATTACATTGAGAAGTGGGAAGAAATATGAAGAGCCAAGTGTGGAGCAGTCAGATGAAGACAAGGTTCAGGATCAACAAGCACAGGGCACAGTGGAAAAAAAGCAAGGTGAAAACAAGGTTACTGAATACCTCCCAACCAAAGAAGCTACACCACAAGTGAGCATAGATCACCACATCAAGATTCCCTATCCATAA